In a single window of the Scyliorhinus canicula chromosome 1, sScyCan1.1, whole genome shotgun sequence genome:
- the luzp1 gene encoding leucine zipper protein 1: MTDTMSLKETSNRQLRLKLTSLGRRVDELEEATRNLHRTEDELMDLQDKVIQAEGSNSSLLSEVDILRKRVLTIEGKDEEVRKAEDMCRNLKEKLEAEVKLSKDLKVEIEKLQDRMAELEKLEEVFSKSKSDCTQLCLSLNEEKNLTRKLITELEALRARVKELESTESRLDRSERNIIEELEKLKSITVILAEERKTMSETLKQNEQVIQDLTKKLEQNNKMNTDQSRNTSNLRTNVNEKTYHYSGDRGDLRIEENLTTGLSPKGNLAKKGLDSLNITHNVGLSNKGGQEGQEDNKIKDLTQEIEKLKKRLKLLEMVEEDLKKTEAKHNELQEKFLSEQSKTKMLVDQIEEMKLQMARNKALENGESAHQEIRIRSRQDKTKYRSVAAETQVLKEKTHEVSYQPRSQREKMRNRDLLLEDDNVGKGYRRPLSPSASRRFQRPSSNPRTTACSEKKSEDKSSANSYGSVQKDQDLHPEKLKKPREPPSVLSRYPPAANETNVKRPWNTQSKQSENGSKSKPEKASRDYSDLEQSSALPERRRKTLSNLQNSQNENMTAKDEFNDSGEDSLSTGSTVSLVNGTVPSYWSHTTSPTSNSEPKNACLVEAEVPLSTSGESTAAKTAVKLPTREESDTATEVTSVTPRPRRSRYLHSSRSQDMGMENIEVKCNTDREPLKYKNTEVIASEDVTVNQNPGPELKRVCSPREGLRSKAIIKPAIIAIDKKEVMTTGIEPSAGDHRLSPKTVPNKVTSSITILPSDLPFQRVSNTAIPKEKHTSTSNITISSSETPLQRSNISIPYEISIRRSDITMKPSESDSSDEDETESVSEVSVSSSITIKSPEYMDDDNSVNSYTARRRYRTANQAETEPKNLSMDPPERASWRSSRTVAQSESTKYENDLGMDFSRVTVRKANRPTVSNEAGERNCSARGFLTDGYTKKLNNFSNSLDLVESKSSLTSETAPHRSYSSTTESIIRKKPNTTVASKVADWNNTCSLTGQDSSDMHSALNSSLLSKRREIAKQILTDIATERMPRSETVGKRQSVKLELRKNPAGSPTHQTGTRTEDKAPIGILSQIRMTSRR, encoded by the coding sequence ATGACCGACACAATGAGCCTCAAAGAGACTTCAAACCGGCAGCTGCGCCTGAAGCTGACCAGCTTGGGGCGCCGTGTGGATGAGCTGGAAGAGGCCACCAGGAATCTGCATCGAACCGAGGATGAGTTAATGGACCTGCAGGATAAGGTCATCCAAGCTGAAGGCAGCAACTCCAGCCTGCTCAGTGAGGTGGATATCCTGCGCAAGAGGGTACTCACCATTGAGGGGAAGGACGAGGAGGTGAGGAAGGCTGAGGATATGTGCAGGAACTTGAAAGAAAAATTGGAGGCCGAGGTGAAGCTGAGCAAAGACCTCAAGGTCGAGATCGAGAAACTGCAGGACCGAATGGCGGAGCTGGAGAAATTGGAAGAGGTATTTAGCAAGAGTAAATCGGACTGCACTCAACTGTGTCTCAGCTTGAACGAAGAGAAGAACCTCACCAGGAAGCTGATTACAGAGCTGGAGGCCCTTCGAGCCAGAGTGAAGGAACTGGAATCAACAGAAAGTCGGCTTGATAGATCAGAAAGAAACATCATCGAAGAGCTAGAAAAATTAAAGTCCATAACTGTCATTTTAGCAGAGGAAAGGAAGACCATGAGTGAAACATTGAAGCAAAATGAACAAGTTATCCAGGACCTTACAAAGAAATTGGAACAAAACAACAAGATGAATACAGATCAAAGTCGGAACACCTCAAATCTCAGGACAAATGTTAATGAGAAAACATATCATTATTCAGGGGACCGGGGTGATCTCAGAATTGAGGAAAACCTGACAACTGGCTTGTCTCCGAAAGGCAACCTGGCAAAGAAAGGCTTAGACTCTCTAAATATAACACACAATGTTGGACTCAGTAACAAAGGAGGCCAAGAAGGGCAGGAGGACAATAAAATTAAAGATCTCACTCAAGAAATAGAAAAGTTGAAGAAACGTCTGAAGCTGCTCGagatggtggaggaggacctgaagAAAACCGAAGCGAAACACAACGAGTTACAAGAGAAGTTTCTGAGTGAGCAGAGCAAGACCAAAATGCTCGTTGATCAGATCGAGGAGATGAAATTGCAAATGGCAAGGAACAAAGCCTTAGAAAATGGCGAGTCTGCACACCAGGAGATTCGCATAAGGTCTCGACAGGACAAAACAAAATACAGAAGTGTTGCAGCAGAGACGCAGGTCCTGAAAGAGAAGACTCATGAGGTTTCATATCAACCACGATCACAGAGGGAGAAAATGAGAAACAGGGACTTGTTGCTAGAGGACGACAATGTGGGGAAAGGTTACAGGCGTCCTCTCAGTCCCAGTGCAAGTAGAAGATTCCAACGACCCTCTTCAAACCCAAGAACAACAGCTTGCAGTGAAAAGAAATCTGAAGATAAATCTTCTGCAAACAGCTATGGCTCTGTGCAGAAAGATCAGGACCTGCACCCTGAGAAGCTTAAGAAGCCCAGGGAGCCACCATCAGTGCTGAGTCGCTATCCTCCAGCGGCCAATGAGACCAATGTAAAGAGACCCTGGAACACCCAGAGTAAACAGAGTGAAAATGGATCAAAGAGTAAACCAGAGAAAGCATCGAGAGACTATAGTGACTTGGAGCAATCATCAGCACTTCCTGAAAGACGGAGAAAGACTCTCAGCAATTTACAAAATTCTCAAAATGAGAACATGACGGCTAAAGATGAGTTTAATGATTCTGGTGAAGACTCATTGTCCACAGGTTCTACTGTTAGCCTGGTGAATGGAACAGTTCCCTCTTATTGGAGCCATACAACCTCTCCAACATCCAACAGTGAGCCCAAGAATGCCTGTCTGGTTGAGGCTGAAGTACCACTTAGTACCAGCGGTGAATCCACTGCGGCAAAGACTGCGGTGAAATTGCCAACACGTGAAGAGTCAGACACTGCGACAGAAGTTACATCCGTGACACCAAGACCACGCAGGTCAAGGTACTTGCATTCATCACGGTCCCAGGACATGGGTATGGAGAACATTGAGGTGAAATGTAACACAGATAGAGAGCCACTCAAATATAAAAACACTGAAGTCATTGCTTCGGAGGATGTGACTGTGAATCAAAATCCAGGCCCAGAGTTGAAgagagtttgtagcccgagagaGGGGCTGAGATCCAAAGCAATTATTAAGCCTGCTATCATCGCTATAGATAAGAAGGAAGTGATGACAACTGGAATAGAGCCAAGTGCTGGAGATCACAGGCTATCACCAAAAACTGTGCCAAATAAAGTGACCAGTAGCATCACAATACTTCCATCAGATTTgccttttcagagggtcagtaacacGGCAATACCAAAGGAAAAACATACTTCCACTAGCAATATTACCATTAGTTCAAGTGAAACGCCTTTACAAAGGAGCAATATTAGTATTCCTTATGAAATATCAATCCGTAGAAGTGATATTACAATGAAGCCATCGGAGTCAGATAGCTCCGATGAAGATGAGACTGAGTCAGTGTCTGAGGTGTCAGTTAGCAGCAGTATTACAATAAAATCTCCTGAGTATATGGATGATGACAACAGTGTAAATTCCTACACAGCGAGGAGGAGGTATCGCACAGCTAACCAAGCCGAAACAGAGCCAAAAAACCTCTCGATGGACCCACCGGAGAGGGCATCTTGGAGAAGCAGTCGTACTGTAGCCCAGTCGGAATCCACTAAATATGAGAACGATCTTGGCATGGATTTTTCTAGAGTAACTGTAAGGAAAGCAAACCGTCCAACTGTCTCAAATGAGGCGGGTGAGCGGAACTGCAGTGCTAGAGGATTCTTAACTGATGGGTATACAAAGAAGCTGAATAACTTTTCAAACTCTTTGGACTTGGTGGAGTCTAAAAGCAGCCTCACATCAGAAACAGCTCCACATCGGAGCTACAGCAGTACAACAGAAAGTATCATACGAAAGAAGCCAAACACCACGGTGGCATCTAAAGTAGCAGACTGGAATAACACCTGTTCATTG